From the genome of Nicotiana sylvestris chromosome 2, ASM39365v2, whole genome shotgun sequence, one region includes:
- the LOC138884214 gene encoding secreted RxLR effector protein 161-like → MNNCSTSIVPIQKGDKFSLMQCPKNDVERKEMESIPYSSIVGGMMYAQTCTRPDISFAVGILGRYQSNTRIDHRKAAKKALRYLKGTKDYMLMYRRSKHLEVVGYSDSGFTGYIDTRKSTFGYLFQLAEGAISWKCAKQSVIDTSMMEAEFVAYFEATIHALWL, encoded by the coding sequence ATGAATAACTGTTCAACAAGCATTGTCCCAATTCAAAAGGGGGACaaatttagtctcatgcaatgcccTAAGAATGATGTAGAACGAAAAGAAATGGAATCAATTCcttactcttctattgttggtGGTATGATGTATGCTCAGACTTGCACAAGACCAGATATTAGTTTTGCGGTCGGAATATTGGGAAGATATCAGAGTAACACAAGAATTGATCACCGGAAAGCTGCAAAGAAAGCTTTGAGGTACTTAAAAGGAACGAAGGATTACATGCTCATGTATAGGAGATCCAAGCATTTGGAAGTTGTTGGATACTCGGATTCAGGTTTCACTGGATATATTGACACTAGAAAATCCACGTTTGGTTATTTGTTTCAATTAGCTGAAGGAGCAATATCGTGGAAGTGTGCCAAACAGTCTGTCATTGATACATCCATGATGGAAGCAGAATTTGTGGCATATTTTGAAGCCACAATTCATGCATTATGGCTGTAA
- the LOC138884218 gene encoding uncharacterized protein, with protein MQGQGNQQWRNDQGSSNQGNWNNNNNNFSNRSSNPYVPPKGQYSSQGSSSDSKLENMLERVLQNQERFDTSMRNMIELVGSHTASIQKVEMQMRDLSREHNPKQKGTLPSDTIANPKGSGSGPTSHCMEIATRNGEVLQGESEQVVEVEESKQEVEAQVEEPIVVEAKKVLEELARKVDDSKLKKFYDILKQLSVNIPFAEAFQEMPVFAKYLKDLITEKKITKNEVVNATHQVSSIIATTTVQKKEDLGASTIPCTIGARDFARALCDNRASINLMPLAIYKQAGLGMPRPTSMRL; from the exons ATGCAAGGTCAAGGCAACCAACAGTGGCGAAATGACCAAGGTAgctcaaatcaaggaaattggaataacaacaacaacaacttctcaaatcggagttcaaacccttatgttcCACCAAAGGGACAATATTCAAGTCAAGGTTCCTCAAGTGATTCCAAGTTGGAAAACATGCTTGAACgggtattgcaaaatcaagaaAGGTTCGACACTTCTATGAGGAATATGATCGAGCTTGTTGGTTCTCATACCGCATCCATTCAAAAAGtggagatgcaaatgagagatCTCTCTAGGGAACACAATCCAAAGCAAAAGGGGACACTTCCAAGtgacacaattgcgaacccaaagGGTAGTGGGAGTGGTCCAACTTCTCATTGCATGGAAATTGCTACTCGGAATGGAGAGGTACTTCAAGGAGAGAGTGAACAAGTGGTTGAAGTGGAAGAGTCCAAACAAGAGGTTGAGGCACAAGTTGAAGAGCCAATTGTTGTTGAAGCTAAAAAGGTTCTGGAAGA ACTTGCTAGGaaggttgatgatagcaaactcAAAAAGTTCTATGACATTCTCAAGCAGTTATCAGTAAATATCCCATTTGcggaagcatttcaagagatgccAGTTTTTGCTAAGTATTTGAAAGACTTGATCACCGAAAAGAAAATCACCAAGAATGAAGTGGTGAATGCGACTCACCAggttagttccatcattgcaacaaccaccgttcaaaagaaagaagacctGGGAGCTTCCAccattccatgcactattggggcACGTGATTTTGCAAGAGCTCTTTGTGATAATAGGGCTAGCATAAACTTGATGCCTCTTGCTATTTACAAGCAAGCAGGGTTAGGTATGCCGAGGCCTACAAGTATGAGGTTGTAA